From one Mustela nigripes isolate SB6536 chromosome 16, MUSNIG.SB6536, whole genome shotgun sequence genomic stretch:
- the WBP2 gene encoding WW domain-binding protein 2 isoform X2, whose translation MALNKNHSEGGGVIVNNTESILMSYDHVELTFNDMKNVPEAFKGTKKGTVYLTPYRIIFLSKGRDAMQSFMMPFYLMKDCEIKQPVFGANYIKGTVKAEAGGGWEGAASYKLTFTAGGAIEFGQRMLQVASQASRGEAPNGAYGYSHMPGGAYVFPPPFANGMYPCPPGYPYPPPPPEFYPGPPMMDGAMGYVQPPPPPYPGPMEPPVSGPDVPSTPAAEAKAAEAAASAYYNPGNPHNVYMPTNQPPPPPYYPPEDKKTQ comes from the exons ATGGCGCTCAACAAGAATCACTCGGAGGGCGGCGGAGTGATCGTCAACAACACGGAGAG CATCCTGATGTCTTATGACCATGTGGAACTTACATTCAATGACATGAAGAACGTGCCCGAGGCCTTCAAAGGGACCAAGAAAGGCACCGTCTACCTTACCCCTTACCGG ATCATCTTTCTGTCCAAAGGCAGAGATGCCATGCAGTCCTTCATGATGCCGTTTTATCTGATGAAGGACTGTGAGATCAAGCAACCCGTGTTTGGTGCAAATTACATCAAGGGAACAGTGAAGGCTGAAGCAGGAG GTGGATGGGAAGGCGCTGCGTCCTACAAGTTGACCTTTACAGCAGGGGGCGCCATCGAGTTCGGACAACGGATGCTACAGGTGGCATCTCAAG CCTCCCGAGGCGAAGCCCCCAATGGAGCCTATGGGTATTCCCACATGCCCGGCGGGGCCTATGTCTTTCCCCCGCCATTCGCCAATGGAATGTACCCCTGCCCTCCTGGCTACCCCTACCCACCGCCCCCACCTG AGTTCTATCCGGGACCGCCCATGATGGACGGGGCCATGGGGTATGTgcagcctcccccaccaccctaCCCTGGGCCCATGGAACCTCCAGTCAGCGGCCCTGATGTCCCCTCCACTCCGGCAG CTGAAGCCAAGGCTGCGGAAGCGGCGGCCAGCGCCTACTACAACCCGGGCAACCCGCACAACGTCTACATGCCCACG aaCCAGCCTCCGCCGCCTCCCTACTACCCCCCAGAAGATAAGAAGACCCAGTAG
- the WBP2 gene encoding WW domain-binding protein 2 isoform X1: MALNKNHSEGGGVIVNNTESILMSYDHVELTFNDMKNVPEAFKGTKKGTVYLTPYRIIFLSKGRDAMQSFMMPFYLMKDCEIKQPVFGANYIKGTVKAEAGGGWEGAASYKLTFTAGGAIEFGQRMLQVASQEFYPGPPMMDGAMGYVQPPPPPYPGPMEPPVSGPDVPSTPAAEAKAAEAAASAYYNPGNPHNVYMPTNQPPPPPYYPPEDKKTQ, encoded by the exons ATGGCGCTCAACAAGAATCACTCGGAGGGCGGCGGAGTGATCGTCAACAACACGGAGAG CATCCTGATGTCTTATGACCATGTGGAACTTACATTCAATGACATGAAGAACGTGCCCGAGGCCTTCAAAGGGACCAAGAAAGGCACCGTCTACCTTACCCCTTACCGG ATCATCTTTCTGTCCAAAGGCAGAGATGCCATGCAGTCCTTCATGATGCCGTTTTATCTGATGAAGGACTGTGAGATCAAGCAACCCGTGTTTGGTGCAAATTACATCAAGGGAACAGTGAAGGCTGAAGCAGGAG GTGGATGGGAAGGCGCTGCGTCCTACAAGTTGACCTTTACAGCAGGGGGCGCCATCGAGTTCGGACAACGGATGCTACAGGTGGCATCTCAAG AGTTCTATCCGGGACCGCCCATGATGGACGGGGCCATGGGGTATGTgcagcctcccccaccaccctaCCCTGGGCCCATGGAACCTCCAGTCAGCGGCCCTGATGTCCCCTCCACTCCGGCAG CTGAAGCCAAGGCTGCGGAAGCGGCGGCCAGCGCCTACTACAACCCGGGCAACCCGCACAACGTCTACATGCCCACG aaCCAGCCTCCGCCGCCTCCCTACTACCCCCCAGAAGATAAGAAGACCCAGTAG